One Flavobacterium sp. 90 DNA segment encodes these proteins:
- a CDS encoding MupA/Atu3671 family FMN-dependent luciferase-like monooxygenase, which yields MGNLSIKQRLTQLIQEGISFEVSQGKLLVKGNLSALDTAQKEFLKDNKEAIISLIESQTQEIPEIKKTDKELPKPLSFSQQSLWLLDRINNGSSHYNLASTFKLKGKINYEALNQTFATILERHSSLRSSFFVDGHGEPVQKIQDVPNFNVTVEEIDPSIQKFESHILELIEQEANNVFDLTKDLLLRVKLLKINDEEHILIVTMHHIASDGWSIGILVNEFNILYSSYLRGESNTLPELNIQYADYAYWQRQWLKGKVLDNQINYWKKQLADLPVIHSLPLDNPRPFTQTFNGNTYNSFVEKNTLTALYNLSKAEGATLFMAIHAAFSTLLARYSNEKDIVVGTPIANREKAEIANLVGFFMNLLVLRSDLSQEPSFRALLKQSKKMLEDSYEYQQMPFEKLVEELKVPRNLGHNPLFQVLLSLQNNTQEEISLSDIVLEPFNYKDGNSAKYDLSLNVTETPDGLILSWEYSTDLFVESTIVRMAEHFNTLLSSLLANPDENVFKANLIGEKEANQIYEHLSGDVVEVSTNESAINFFDYQTKNNPNQTAIISNDVSYNYAQLGEKVDAIAGFLLDQGVQNGDKVGICLLRNFEMVATIFACFKLGAAYIPLDPVYSSERINQTINDAQPKCIVTLSALKELFLNGSSNEDFVYLDKPQSQKENQVIATNCSGNNVAYIIFTSGTTGKPKGIEVTHDNLSNLLKGLDISFGSETKQTWLAQTSVNFDISVLELIWTISRGHKVVLQQSNPFKLVSHDKITPSKKIDFSIMFFGADKNNNQKYDLLLDTVKYADQNDFTAIWTPERHFGEFGGAFSSPSVLSGAISTMTKNISIRSGSVVLPLHDPIRVAEEWSIVDNLSNGRVGISIASGWHPNDFVFSNSNYSDRHNEMREKVTELKNLWEGNPIVRKNGVDKDFTIQIRPTPIQKKLPLWITAAGSPETFKYAGEIGANILTHMLGQTLEKLEANIAVYHQALKDNGFSIEDKQVSLMLHTYIDASHEDATATSEQPFKDYLRSSMKLMEPLAKELGLDIDTQSDEIIDIAYRKFSKENTLIGTPESCQKMLFSIQNIGVTEVACLVDFGVESEKVLSRLEKIIETKTLYHSQAELTKLLNIDNQRTELELIDTYKVTHVQMTPSQSKLIADLNSQDKSKELSSVQHWFIGGEPLNQNLINSLSLITNSKLYNMYGPTETTVWSTWREINSKDFKIGKPIINTNLLLLNEFEQQVPFGVVGELYIGGSGVAKGYYNNAELTNKSFKQVINSHFGNSRFYKTGDLMKLTSDGTFEYVGRKDNQVKVNGYRIELEEIEKTISKVPGVKNCKVLPITENNTTYLSAYVIKDDIVYGNYTELPVEEQAKPFYFPDGSTVYHQSDRQLAMLYKEIFQDGIYSRHHIKVPENGLVLDVGANIGTFSMEVNQSQPSATIIAFEPIPQIFSALKKNFEHRQIKGRILNFGVSNKKESATFHYYPEMSGMSGRFTEKETIVDAVGKYIEYDKALMADETYQSGEKNSIVKSFYDTIDGENDFSNEFREYLTSLYNSNEVECQLTTISDVIDDLKIQAIDLLKIDVEKSECLVLEGIREEHWPMIHQVAIEVDGDNNLNTILELLNIKGYEVNVDELVMSDAELPRDENTYMVYGTNHKIGEKKKDQIQQQFESQTNETSIRDFVKKMLPDYMSPKDINFVPSIPLMENGKVDMMKLKEIKPQESISNNVITLNNKTELDIYRIWCEVLKKENIPYHVSIFEAGGNSIEIVVLHEKLQKEFSVEFSLIELFRNPTIPQQAKLIENANKDNQEDVAIKKAVDKGASRRNARSNRN from the coding sequence ATGGGAAATCTAAGTATAAAGCAGAGGTTAACACAGTTAATTCAGGAAGGCATAAGTTTTGAAGTTTCCCAAGGTAAACTTTTGGTAAAAGGTAATTTAAGCGCATTAGATACTGCACAAAAAGAGTTTTTAAAAGACAATAAAGAAGCAATTATTTCTTTGATAGAAAGCCAGACTCAGGAAATTCCCGAGATCAAAAAAACGGACAAAGAGCTGCCAAAACCGCTTTCTTTTTCCCAACAAAGTTTATGGCTTCTGGATCGAATCAATAATGGTAGTTCACATTATAATCTTGCTTCTACTTTTAAATTAAAAGGCAAAATAAATTACGAAGCTTTAAATCAAACTTTTGCCACGATTCTTGAAAGACACAGCAGTTTGCGCAGCAGCTTTTTTGTTGATGGTCATGGAGAACCCGTTCAAAAAATTCAGGATGTACCAAATTTTAATGTTACAGTTGAAGAAATAGATCCGTCAATTCAAAAATTTGAATCTCATATTTTAGAATTAATTGAGCAAGAAGCAAATAACGTATTTGATCTAACAAAAGATTTGTTGTTAAGAGTCAAATTGCTCAAAATAAATGATGAAGAACATATTCTGATCGTAACCATGCATCATATTGCTTCAGACGGATGGTCTATTGGAATTTTAGTTAACGAATTTAATATTCTTTACAGTAGTTATCTTAGAGGAGAATCTAATACACTGCCGGAATTAAACATACAATATGCTGATTATGCCTATTGGCAAAGACAATGGCTGAAAGGAAAAGTTTTGGACAATCAGATCAATTATTGGAAAAAACAATTGGCAGATTTACCTGTGATTCATAGTTTGCCATTGGATAACCCAAGACCATTTACACAAACTTTTAATGGAAATACCTATAATTCATTTGTTGAAAAAAATACATTAACTGCTTTATACAATTTATCTAAGGCAGAAGGCGCTACTTTATTTATGGCAATTCATGCTGCATTTAGTACTTTGTTAGCACGATATAGCAATGAAAAAGACATTGTTGTTGGTACTCCAATTGCTAATAGAGAAAAAGCTGAAATTGCGAATCTCGTTGGTTTTTTTATGAATCTTTTGGTCTTAAGAAGTGATTTATCACAAGAACCAAGTTTCAGAGCATTACTAAAACAAAGCAAAAAAATGTTGGAAGACTCTTATGAGTATCAACAAATGCCTTTTGAAAAACTTGTAGAAGAATTAAAAGTTCCAAGAAATTTGGGACACAATCCATTATTTCAGGTTTTATTATCGCTTCAAAATAATACCCAAGAAGAAATTTCTTTGAGTGATATTGTATTGGAACCCTTTAATTATAAAGACGGAAATAGCGCTAAATATGATCTTAGTTTAAATGTAACCGAAACCCCGGACGGACTTATCCTTTCCTGGGAATACAGTACAGATCTCTTTGTGGAGTCAACTATTGTTCGTATGGCAGAACATTTTAATACCTTATTAAGTTCTCTATTAGCTAATCCTGATGAAAATGTTTTTAAAGCAAACCTTATCGGTGAAAAAGAAGCAAATCAAATATACGAACACTTAAGCGGAGATGTAGTTGAAGTGAGTACGAACGAAAGTGCCATAAACTTTTTTGACTATCAAACGAAGAACAATCCAAATCAAACGGCCATTATTAGTAATGATGTTTCGTATAACTATGCACAATTAGGAGAAAAAGTCGATGCAATTGCTGGTTTTTTATTAGATCAGGGCGTACAAAACGGAGACAAAGTAGGAATCTGTTTATTGCGTAATTTCGAAATGGTCGCTACAATTTTTGCCTGTTTTAAACTTGGAGCCGCCTATATTCCTCTTGATCCTGTTTACTCTTCAGAGCGAATAAATCAGACTATAAATGATGCACAGCCTAAGTGTATTGTAACATTAAGCGCATTAAAAGAACTTTTTTTAAACGGATCATCAAATGAGGATTTTGTTTATTTAGACAAACCTCAATCTCAAAAAGAAAATCAGGTAATTGCGACAAATTGCAGCGGTAACAATGTAGCCTATATTATTTTTACTTCGGGAACAACCGGAAAACCTAAAGGGATTGAAGTTACCCATGATAATTTAAGTAATTTATTAAAAGGCTTAGATATTTCTTTTGGCAGCGAAACCAAACAAACGTGGCTTGCGCAAACGAGTGTTAATTTCGACATCTCGGTTTTAGAACTTATCTGGACGATTTCGAGAGGACATAAGGTTGTATTGCAACAATCGAATCCTTTTAAATTAGTGTCACATGATAAAATAACGCCATCAAAAAAGATTGATTTCAGCATCATGTTTTTTGGAGCTGATAAAAACAATAATCAGAAGTATGATTTATTGTTAGATACTGTAAAATATGCAGATCAAAACGATTTTACTGCAATTTGGACACCGGAACGTCATTTTGGTGAATTTGGAGGAGCATTTTCAAGTCCTTCGGTTTTAAGTGGTGCTATATCGACGATGACTAAGAATATAAGTATCAGGTCGGGAAGTGTTGTACTTCCTTTGCATGATCCAATTCGTGTTGCAGAAGAATGGTCGATAGTTGATAATTTAAGCAATGGTCGCGTAGGAATAAGTATTGCGTCCGGATGGCATCCTAATGATTTTGTTTTTTCAAATTCAAATTATAGCGATCGCCATAATGAGATGCGTGAAAAAGTTACTGAGCTTAAAAACCTTTGGGAAGGAAATCCTATCGTGCGCAAGAATGGTGTTGATAAAGACTTTACAATACAAATCAGACCAACGCCAATACAAAAAAAATTACCGCTTTGGATAACTGCTGCCGGAAGTCCTGAAACTTTTAAATATGCCGGAGAAATTGGCGCCAATATTCTAACGCACATGCTTGGGCAAACGTTAGAAAAACTGGAAGCAAATATTGCGGTGTATCACCAAGCCTTAAAAGACAACGGATTTAGCATAGAAGATAAACAAGTTTCTCTGATGCTTCATACTTATATTGACGCTTCACATGAAGATGCGACTGCTACCAGTGAGCAGCCGTTTAAAGATTATCTGAGATCTTCTATGAAATTAATGGAGCCTTTGGCAAAAGAGTTAGGGTTAGATATTGATACGCAAAGTGATGAAATCATTGATATTGCATACAGAAAATTCAGTAAAGAAAATACACTTATTGGTACTCCTGAATCGTGTCAGAAAATGCTTTTTAGTATCCAGAATATCGGAGTTACTGAAGTAGCTTGTTTAGTAGATTTTGGAGTTGAAAGCGAAAAAGTATTGTCCAGACTTGAAAAGATTATAGAAACCAAAACCTTATATCACTCTCAGGCTGAGCTTACAAAACTATTAAATATAGACAATCAAAGAACCGAATTGGAGCTTATTGACACGTATAAAGTGACTCACGTTCAGATGACTCCATCACAATCTAAACTGATAGCAGATTTAAATAGTCAGGATAAATCCAAAGAATTATCTTCAGTTCAGCATTGGTTTATTGGTGGAGAACCTTTAAATCAAAATTTAATTAACAGCCTTAGTTTAATTACTAATTCTAAGTTGTATAACATGTACGGACCGACTGAAACTACAGTTTGGTCAACATGGAGAGAGATTAACAGCAAAGACTTTAAAATTGGTAAACCTATAATAAATACCAATTTATTGCTTCTGAACGAGTTTGAGCAACAAGTACCTTTTGGAGTTGTTGGAGAACTTTATATTGGAGGTTCAGGAGTTGCTAAAGGATATTATAATAATGCTGAACTCACGAATAAAAGCTTTAAACAAGTCATTAATTCTCACTTTGGCAACAGCCGATTTTATAAAACGGGAGATTTAATGAAATTGACAAGCGATGGAACGTTTGAGTATGTTGGCCGAAAAGACAATCAGGTTAAAGTAAACGGTTATCGTATTGAACTTGAAGAAATAGAAAAAACAATTTCTAAAGTTCCCGGAGTTAAAAATTGTAAAGTTTTACCAATTACAGAAAACAATACAACCTACTTGTCAGCCTACGTAATTAAGGATGATATTGTTTATGGAAACTACACAGAACTTCCTGTTGAAGAACAAGCGAAACCTTTTTATTTCCCTGATGGCAGTACTGTTTATCACCAGTCTGATCGCCAATTGGCAATGTTGTATAAAGAAATATTTCAGGACGGAATCTATTCCAGACACCATATAAAAGTACCTGAGAATGGTTTAGTATTAGATGTAGGAGCCAATATAGGAACCTTTAGTATGGAGGTAAACCAAAGTCAGCCTAGCGCAACAATTATTGCTTTTGAACCTATTCCGCAAATTTTTTCTGCTCTTAAGAAAAATTTTGAGCACCGACAAATAAAAGGACGTATTCTGAATTTTGGAGTTTCCAATAAAAAAGAAAGCGCAACTTTTCATTATTATCCGGAGATGTCTGGAATGTCGGGCAGGTTTACAGAAAAAGAGACAATCGTTGATGCAGTCGGAAAATATATAGAGTATGACAAAGCCCTCATGGCAGATGAAACGTATCAATCCGGAGAAAAAAACAGCATTGTAAAATCTTTCTACGATACTATAGACGGAGAAAATGATTTTTCGAACGAATTCAGAGAATACCTTACCTCGTTGTATAATTCTAATGAAGTCGAATGTCAGCTTACAACAATATCTGATGTAATTGATGATCTGAAAATACAGGCAATAGATTTACTAAAGATAGACGTAGAAAAGAGCGAATGTCTGGTATTAGAAGGAATTCGTGAAGAACATTGGCCAATGATCCATCAGGTTGCAATTGAAGTCGACGGAGACAATAATCTGAATACCATCTTAGAGCTGCTTAACATAAAAGGATATGAGGTAAACGTTGACGAATTGGTAATGAGCGATGCCGAATTGCCAAGAGACGAAAATACCTATATGGTTTATGGAACTAATCACAAGATTGGCGAGAAGAAAAAAGATCAAATCCAGCAACAATTCGAATCGCAAACAAACGAGACTTCTATCAGAGATTTTGTAAAGAAAATGCTTCCGGATTATATGAGTCCTAAGGATATCAATTTTGTGCCGTCAATTCCTTTAATGGAAAATGGAAAAGTAGACATGATGAAGTTGAAAGAAATTAAACCTCAGGAATCTATTTCGAATAATGTTATCACACTTAATAATAAAACAGAATTAGATATTTATCGCATTTGGTGTGAGGTTCTTAAGAAAGAAAACATCCCATATCACGTCAGCATTTTTGAGGCTGGAGGTAATTCAATTGAGATTGTTGTATTGCATGAAAAGCTTCAAAAAGAATTTAGTGTTGAGTTTTCATTAATAGAACTTTTCCGAAACCCTACAATTCCTCAGCAGGCAAAATTGATAGAAAATGCCAACAAAGACAATCAGGAAGATGTTGCAATCAAAAAAGCAGTAGACAAAGGAGCGTCTCGACGAAATGCCCGTTCTAATCGAAATTAA
- a CDS encoding non-ribosomal peptide synthetase: METIFLIKELREKGVAVKLVEDQLEVSLLKENVEDEVVEIVRNNKEQIINYLQSISINKFKEIPKAKESNSYPASNAQFRIWFESQSTSASIAYHIPFEVKLVGDYDKNVLEEAIRYAINRHEILRTVFRLNSEKELQQHILSAKELNFNLDYKDFTEVENSLHKVNEYIKEDLNISFDLENGPLLRAALLKYENNSYYFYCNLHHIICDAWSIPILKSEILTVYTALKANKLPELPELRIQYKDFTLWSLENLEGESFLKQKAYWLDKLSTETPVLELPIKSNRPPVKTYHGQTLKTYFNKNISSAVNAYQKSKEGSLYMVMLSTLHVMLAKYTGNNDSIIGSPFAAREHMDLNNQIGFYTNTLAIRNRVEKSDSFDTFFAGVKQSILEAHNNQQFPFEELVKELKLKKDPSRNPLFDVMLVVLPKDGAKNEEQFDSEESLETITVEKSTTSKFDLLIYIEETENELLSLKVEYNTDLFEEKFIRQFIGHYKKIVELLLTKPQESISGFNYLEGHIGIQNLDLDINKYKKDTVIAFLEKQVIATPDAIALHYEDVKISYLQLNNYSNQIAKMLRDEYNVLPNTNIGVLLDRSQYNVIAMLGVIKSGACYVPIDSKYQESQREYIIADAEITNILTTSNIKYSGRTEHINLISLDEFQYSDELVENPVIVNELDDSSFIIYTSGSTGNPKGVIQTHRMLSNLIQWNIYDSGISSGLRHLQYTSFSFDVSLQDVWFVLSSGGVLYVTPESMKLDFSALSTYIIENKIEVLCFPFSAMTSFFDHTDTEFFKKNQLKDIISSGEQLIISGALERFLLEFPHVKLHNHYGPSETHVVTSFTISANTSDIIHYMPIGKPLANTTLYILDSNLQPVPNKVIGEIYIGGENVAKGYVKLPELTQTRFISNPLDRDQKLYKTGDLAYMDYSGNIIYLGRNDTQVKIRGFRIEPEEIEIQIQMFSNSIEHTVVEAKKINGENALVVYYVSDNELDKKEVVRFLNSRLPDYMVPNFYVKLDNIPLTPNGKVNRKALPDVTPENSISREYVAPTNETEAKLAAIWQELLGIEKVGIEDNFFELGGHSLYIVRMIYKINEIFEIKINMKDVFTLQSIRELAKAIDDEILFKGGVNVSITEETTTNQNSEVWEI; encoded by the coding sequence ATGGAAACAATCTTTTTAATTAAAGAACTAAGAGAAAAAGGAGTAGCGGTAAAGCTAGTCGAAGATCAGTTAGAAGTATCTCTGTTAAAAGAGAATGTTGAAGATGAGGTTGTGGAAATAGTAAGAAATAATAAAGAACAGATTATAAATTATCTGCAGTCTATCTCAATTAATAAATTTAAAGAAATACCAAAAGCAAAAGAATCAAATAGTTATCCTGCATCGAATGCACAATTTAGAATTTGGTTTGAATCACAGTCAACTAGCGCATCGATTGCTTATCATATTCCTTTTGAAGTTAAATTAGTAGGCGATTATGATAAAAATGTTTTAGAAGAAGCGATACGTTATGCAATTAACCGACATGAAATATTGCGAACAGTTTTTCGCCTGAATTCAGAAAAAGAATTGCAGCAACATATTCTATCCGCAAAAGAATTAAACTTTAATCTGGATTATAAAGATTTTACAGAAGTTGAAAATTCTTTGCACAAAGTAAACGAATACATCAAGGAAGATTTAAATATATCTTTTGATTTAGAGAACGGACCTTTGCTAAGAGCCGCTTTATTAAAATATGAAAACAATAGCTATTATTTCTATTGTAATTTACATCATATTATCTGTGATGCGTGGTCAATTCCTATTTTAAAAAGCGAAATATTAACGGTTTATACTGCACTAAAAGCAAACAAACTACCGGAACTGCCAGAATTAAGAATTCAGTATAAAGATTTTACATTATGGAGTCTGGAAAACCTGGAAGGAGAATCTTTTTTAAAGCAAAAAGCATATTGGTTAGATAAACTTTCGACCGAAACGCCAGTTTTAGAATTACCAATTAAAAGTAATCGTCCGCCGGTAAAAACATATCATGGACAAACTCTGAAAACCTATTTTAATAAGAACATTTCGAGTGCTGTAAATGCTTATCAAAAAAGTAAAGAAGGTTCTTTATATATGGTAATGTTGAGCACATTGCATGTAATGTTAGCAAAATACACCGGAAATAATGATAGCATTATAGGAAGTCCTTTTGCTGCCAGAGAGCATATGGATTTGAATAATCAGATCGGTTTTTATACCAATACTTTGGCAATTAGAAACCGAGTAGAAAAATCAGATTCATTTGATACTTTTTTTGCTGGCGTAAAACAATCGATATTAGAAGCGCACAATAATCAGCAATTTCCATTTGAAGAATTAGTCAAAGAATTAAAACTTAAAAAAGATCCTTCGAGAAATCCTCTTTTTGATGTTATGCTTGTGGTTTTACCAAAAGACGGAGCAAAAAACGAAGAACAATTTGATAGTGAAGAGTCTTTGGAAACGATTACTGTTGAAAAATCGACTACAAGTAAATTTGATTTGTTAATCTATATAGAGGAAACCGAAAATGAACTTTTATCGCTTAAAGTAGAATACAATACTGATTTATTCGAAGAAAAATTTATCAGACAATTTATTGGACACTACAAAAAAATAGTAGAATTACTCTTAACGAAGCCTCAGGAAAGTATAAGCGGATTTAACTATTTAGAAGGACATATTGGAATTCAAAATTTAGATTTAGATATAAATAAATATAAAAAAGATACCGTAATAGCATTCTTAGAAAAACAAGTAATTGCTACTCCGGATGCTATTGCTTTACATTATGAAGACGTAAAAATCAGCTATCTTCAATTAAACAATTATTCGAATCAAATAGCAAAAATGCTAAGAGACGAGTATAATGTTTTGCCAAATACTAACATTGGTGTTCTGTTAGACCGATCGCAGTATAATGTTATTGCGATGTTGGGTGTTATTAAATCCGGAGCATGTTACGTTCCAATAGACAGTAAATATCAGGAAAGTCAAAGAGAATATATCATCGCCGATGCTGAGATAACAAACATACTTACTACTTCTAATATAAAATATAGCGGAAGAACAGAACATATCAATTTAATCTCTTTGGATGAGTTTCAATACTCAGACGAATTAGTAGAAAACCCTGTTATCGTTAATGAATTAGATGATTCTTCTTTTATTATCTACACTTCAGGGTCAACAGGAAACCCAAAAGGAGTTATTCAGACACATCGAATGTTGTCTAATTTAATACAATGGAATATATATGATTCCGGTATCTCGTCAGGTTTGAGACATTTGCAGTACACTTCTTTTAGTTTTGATGTCTCTCTTCAGGATGTTTGGTTTGTGCTTAGTAGTGGCGGAGTATTATATGTAACTCCAGAATCCATGAAGCTCGATTTTAGTGCTTTATCTACTTACATTATAGAAAATAAAATTGAGGTTTTATGCTTTCCATTTTCTGCTATGACCAGTTTTTTTGATCATACAGATACGGAATTTTTCAAAAAAAATCAGCTTAAAGATATTATATCGTCAGGGGAACAATTAATCATTAGTGGCGCTTTAGAAAGATTTTTACTGGAATTTCCTCACGTAAAGCTTCACAATCATTATGGACCTTCAGAAACCCATGTGGTGACTAGTTTTACAATCTCAGCCAATACCAGCGATATTATACATTATATGCCTATTGGTAAGCCATTGGCAAATACAACGCTATACATATTAGACAGTAATCTTCAGCCAGTACCAAATAAAGTAATTGGCGAAATATATATAGGCGGTGAAAATGTTGCCAAAGGATATGTAAAACTACCGGAATTAACACAAACACGATTTATTTCAAATCCATTAGATCGCGATCAAAAATTGTATAAGACCGGAGATTTGGCTTATATGGATTATTCCGGAAATATCATTTATCTGGGAAGAAATGATACTCAGGTAAAAATAAGAGGTTTTAGAATTGAACCGGAAGAGATCGAAATTCAAATTCAGATGTTTTCAAATAGTATTGAACATACTGTTGTAGAAGCTAAAAAAATAAACGGAGAAAATGCCCTTGTCGTTTATTATGTATCCGATAATGAATTGGATAAAAAAGAGGTTGTACGTTTTCTAAACAGCAGGCTTCCGGATTATATGGTGCCAAATTTTTATGTAAAACTTGACAATATTCCATTAACTCCAAACGGAAAAGTAAATAGAAAAGCCTTACCGGATGTTACGCCTGAAAACAGTATTTCAAGAGAATATGTAGCGCCAACAAATGAAACAGAAGCAAAGTTAGCGGCTATTTGGCAAGAGCTTTTAGGCATAGAAAAAGTAGGTATTGAGGACAACTTTTTTGAATTAGGAGGTCACTCACTTTACATCGTTCGTATGATCTATAAAATCAACGAAATTTTTGAAATTAAAATAAACATGAAAGATGTATTTACGCTCCAAAGCATACGTGAATTGGCAAAAGCAATTGACGATGAAATACTATTTAAAGGAGGCGTAAACGTAAGTATAACAGAAGAAACTACAACAAATCAAAATTCAGAAGTATGGGAAATCTAA